The bacterium genome has a window encoding:
- a CDS encoding DEAD/DEAH box helicase, which translates to MDVARLIAEVQAEERYREQIVHEERFPARPARYAAPGRPPAGPIAEALTHLGISRLYAHQAQALDAVRGGQSIIVTTGTASGKSLCYMLPVLETLTGDPEARALFVYPTKALAQDQLDALGEFGLALRAGSYDGDTPQAERRRLRHEAQILLTNPDMLHVGILPQHFRWTSFLTHLRYVVLDDMHVYRGVFGSHVANIVRRLTRACRLRGADPQFICTSATVANPEEFGRRLTGRALRVIDEDGAPRGPRTFVLWNPPVIDRAKMARRSPYTEAGWLMAALIRRDIRTIAFTKARKITELVHRYTANALGDVPSFADRISPYRAGYLPEERREIERRLFHGELAGVVSTSALELGIDVGGLDAAILVGYPGTMASVWQRAGRAGRGKDESLAILIALEDALDQYLMRQPAYFFGRPVEHATVDPENPYVLAAHLRCAASEVALWPGDEALFGPRMREVAEALEGMGELIRRGDRWAPRSRQYPAGSVEIRSVSGETYRIVDGRTRRLIGTVDASRAFEQVHEGAVYLHQGEAYRVTHLDLATRTAKVVPDGSGSYTVARVLTDLSVVRPHAERPLGGTVAHFGEVLVTHQVIEYRRKQLVTDTVLAVEPLDLPEEELPTTALWMVIPPALASAVEDAGLDLAGGIHAVEHAAIGLLPLLAMCDRWDIGGVSYPEYPDTGRATIFIYDGHRGGVGVTEKGFELLDELLRRTLDAIRLCPCESGCPSCIQSPKCGNLNTPLDKEGAVFLLRRLLGTAEPRSSMPRTAS; encoded by the coding sequence ATGGACGTCGCCCGTCTCATCGCCGAGGTGCAAGCGGAAGAGCGCTACCGGGAGCAGATCGTGCACGAGGAGCGCTTCCCCGCGCGGCCGGCGCGCTATGCCGCTCCGGGCCGGCCGCCGGCCGGGCCGATCGCGGAGGCGCTCACCCACCTGGGGATCTCCCGCCTGTACGCGCATCAGGCGCAGGCCCTCGACGCGGTGCGCGGAGGGCAGTCCATCATTGTCACGACCGGGACCGCGAGCGGCAAGTCGCTGTGCTACATGCTCCCGGTCCTCGAGACCCTCACGGGCGACCCGGAGGCCCGGGCGCTCTTCGTCTACCCGACGAAGGCCCTGGCGCAGGATCAGCTGGACGCGCTCGGAGAGTTCGGGCTTGCCCTTCGCGCCGGCAGTTACGACGGCGACACCCCGCAGGCCGAGCGACGCCGGCTCCGGCACGAAGCCCAGATTCTGCTGACGAACCCGGACATGCTCCACGTGGGAATCCTCCCGCAGCACTTTCGATGGACGTCGTTTCTCACGCACCTGCGGTACGTCGTGCTGGATGATATGCACGTCTACCGCGGCGTGTTCGGAAGCCACGTCGCCAACATCGTGCGCCGATTGACGCGGGCGTGCCGGCTCCGGGGCGCCGACCCGCAGTTTATCTGCACCTCCGCCACTGTCGCGAACCCCGAGGAGTTCGGCCGGCGTCTCACGGGCCGGGCGCTCCGCGTGATCGACGAGGACGGGGCGCCGCGCGGCCCCCGCACGTTCGTGCTCTGGAACCCTCCCGTGATCGATCGCGCGAAGATGGCGCGGCGTAGTCCGTATACGGAGGCGGGGTGGCTCATGGCCGCGCTCATCCGGCGCGACATCCGCACGATCGCGTTTACCAAAGCCCGCAAGATCACCGAGCTCGTGCATCGGTACACGGCCAACGCGCTCGGCGACGTCCCCAGCTTCGCGGACCGGATCAGCCCCTATCGCGCCGGGTACCTCCCGGAGGAGCGCCGGGAGATCGAGCGGCGGTTGTTCCACGGCGAGCTGGCCGGGGTTGTGAGCACGAGCGCGCTCGAGTTGGGGATCGACGTCGGGGGGCTCGACGCCGCGATCCTCGTCGGCTACCCGGGCACGATGGCAAGCGTCTGGCAGCGGGCGGGCCGCGCGGGGCGGGGGAAAGACGAGTCCCTCGCCATCTTGATCGCCCTCGAGGACGCGCTCGACCAGTACCTGATGCGGCAGCCGGCATACTTCTTCGGGCGGCCGGTCGAGCACGCGACCGTGGATCCCGAGAACCCGTACGTGCTCGCCGCCCACCTCAGATGCGCGGCCAGCGAAGTGGCGCTGTGGCCCGGCGATGAGGCGCTGTTCGGCCCTCGGATGCGAGAGGTTGCCGAGGCGCTGGAGGGGATGGGGGAGTTGATCCGGCGGGGGGACCGGTGGGCCCCGCGCTCCCGCCAGTACCCGGCCGGGTCGGTGGAGATTCGCAGCGTCTCGGGCGAGACCTACAGGATCGTGGACGGCCGCACACGGCGGCTCATCGGCACCGTCGACGCGTCACGGGCGTTCGAGCAGGTGCACGAGGGCGCGGTGTACCTGCATCAGGGAGAGGCATACCGCGTTACCCACCTGGACCTCGCGACCCGCACTGCGAAGGTGGTGCCCGACGGCAGCGGGTCGTACACCGTGGCGCGGGTGCTCACCGACCTGAGCGTCGTGCGGCCGCACGCGGAGCGTCCTCTCGGGGGGACTGTCGCGCACTTCGGCGAGGTGCTGGTGACGCATCAGGTCATCGAGTACCGCCGCAAGCAGCTCGTAACCGACACGGTACTCGCCGTCGAGCCGCTCGACCTTCCGGAGGAAGAGCTGCCCACGACCGCCCTGTGGATGGTGATCCCCCCGGCGCTCGCCTCCGCGGTGGAGGACGCCGGGCTCGACCTGGCCGGCGGCATCCATGCCGTCGAGCATGCCGCGATCGGCCTCCTGCCGTTGCTCGCGATGTGCGATCGGTGGGACATCGGCGGCGTCAGTTACCCCGAGTATCCGGACACGGGGAGGGCCACGATCTTCATTTACGATGGCCACCGCGGCGGAGTGGGGGTGACGGAGAAAGGGTTCGAGTTGCTCGACGAACTCCTACGGCGCACTCTCGACGCCATCCGGTTGTGCCCATGCGAATCCGGGTGCCCGTCGTGTATCCAGTCCCCGAAGTGCGGAAACTTGAATACCCCGCTCGACAAAGAAGGCGCGGTCTTCCTGCTTCGGCGTCTCCTCGGGACGGCAGAACCCCGCTCCTCGATGCCCCGGACGGCATCGTAA
- a CDS encoding mechanosensitive ion channel domain-containing protein yields MNWRSTQIREEPNNMIIVPNAKLAAATVTNYYQPDPELIVIIPASVGYESDFDRVEHVTLDVARGVMREVPGGIPAFEPLLRYNGFGEASVNFNVILRAREVADQPRVKHEFVKRLHERFGREGIAFRSRAEVYLRDGNGAAEPLSRATRSSRDVRQ; encoded by the coding sequence ATCAACTGGCGCAGCACCCAGATCCGTGAAGAGCCCAACAACATGATCATCGTCCCGAACGCCAAGCTGGCCGCCGCCACCGTGACCAACTATTATCAACCCGATCCCGAGCTGATCGTCATCATCCCCGCCAGCGTCGGCTACGAGAGCGACTTCGACCGCGTCGAGCACGTGACGCTCGACGTGGCACGCGGGGTGATGCGGGAGGTGCCCGGAGGGATCCCCGCGTTCGAGCCACTCCTCCGCTACAACGGGTTCGGGGAGGCGAGCGTCAACTTCAACGTGATCCTGCGCGCCCGCGAGGTCGCCGACCAGCCCCGCGTCAAGCACGAGTTCGTCAAGCGGCTGCACGAACGGTTCGGACGAGAGGGGATCGCCTTCCGCTCTCGTGCGGAAGTCTACCTGCGCGATGGAAACGGCGCCGCCGAGCCGCTGAGCCGCGCCACGAGATCCTCACGCGACGTCCGCCAGTAG
- a CDS encoding DUF6616 family protein: MYVYIEHWKPRPKWLQLTPEDRGKFLFDVSPAIQGLADAGAELIGYLINEQDSNDRKEGGFLRVWRMPEREFAQRIEDALERAGWHEFFEPGHARGEVLTPQVAIPYLVKV; the protein is encoded by the coding sequence ATGTACGTTTACATTGAGCACTGGAAACCTCGGCCAAAGTGGCTGCAATTGACCCCCGAAGACCGCGGAAAGTTCTTATTTGATGTCAGTCCTGCGATTCAAGGCCTCGCGGATGCGGGCGCAGAGCTCATCGGGTATCTCATAAATGAACAGGATTCGAACGATCGGAAGGAAGGCGGGTTCCTTCGAGTGTGGAGGATGCCGGAGCGGGAGTTCGCGCAACGGATTGAAGACGCGCTGGAGCGGGCCGGGTGGCACGAATTCTTCGAGCCCGGGCATGCACGAGGCGAGGTCCTCACCCCGCAGGTGGCCATTCCCTACCTGGTCAAAGTCTGA
- a CDS encoding type IV secretory system conjugative DNA transfer family protein: MRRSLHAVWIALLLVAIGMVASIAGAILHETDDAVRAVFNVQVPSAGLAGIARWIRVCSAIARCRGTMVDVLGQGVRSNAPAIRVTCGLLVCWIIGGLFLRARLSATRSAAGSARYAFPSELRRMRVCTRNAWLPLGYLPPPIFVRHLLRSSHARCGFRLVVGPQVRLPAEDLARHVLVVGLTGAHKTTAVTFPILLEAAQQGVSVVALDLKYGEMDSLARAAPEWQRRDRDVLIFAPLDPATLRWNPLDRCRTIGDAYQLSALLFDEPDPSDPDLVYWLGAERHVCAVLCFALTTDAGPATLGRLRLLCESGPTAVHAYVKAHPAASGLLPKLGSYQAMLPKDQAGILQGIASRLEAWGDEVVCAATGPSVRRERIDLSRLRREPTLLLVGVPQAALGRLRWLCHFFLRDLAASLLTPRSAEEGVRILLILEELPAWGVLPGLADHLATYRSRQVSVVATLQSEAQGEHVYGRDGWTAVAANLVTKLYFHSLADADAERLSRVMGTAAGEDVAHSRGWGPAGIRKGEHRRPIPVPLERPERLRGIGASAEEILVRFPAMPPARLWSPPYYLRPEYVDRVPAGEITTANLAVYHHLRVIRAQGRTRAAPPTRVTSVVAPEPASHPQRDAGVGRAGSATLGPPDAHVDHTSLDDVAALNRLVEILSVRVRRDTGNIMKAVRSSGRLVEVRIRPEAVAEACQGADAMHVLGRRWSALRWVRRVRPTFILSKRALEALDPPLLQRLREICDREPAQPPSPRP; the protein is encoded by the coding sequence ATGCGACGGAGTCTTCACGCTGTCTGGATCGCGTTGCTGCTCGTCGCCATCGGGATGGTGGCTTCTATCGCGGGCGCTATCTTGCATGAAACCGATGACGCCGTCCGCGCGGTCTTCAACGTCCAGGTTCCCAGTGCCGGTCTGGCCGGGATCGCACGTTGGATTCGCGTGTGCTCCGCCATCGCCAGATGCCGGGGGACGATGGTCGATGTCCTCGGGCAGGGCGTCCGCTCGAACGCGCCGGCAATCCGGGTCACCTGCGGCCTGCTGGTATGTTGGATCATAGGTGGCCTCTTCCTCCGCGCCCGGTTGTCTGCCACACGCTCCGCGGCCGGAAGCGCCCGGTATGCGTTTCCGAGTGAGCTCCGCCGAATGCGTGTCTGCACCCGGAACGCGTGGTTGCCTCTGGGGTACTTGCCTCCGCCGATTTTTGTGAGACACCTGCTTCGCTCGTCCCATGCCCGTTGCGGGTTCCGTTTGGTCGTGGGCCCCCAGGTGCGTCTCCCCGCGGAGGACCTGGCCCGCCACGTCCTTGTCGTAGGTCTGACTGGGGCGCACAAGACGACGGCCGTCACGTTTCCGATTCTGCTGGAGGCAGCGCAGCAGGGTGTCTCGGTGGTGGCGTTGGACCTGAAGTATGGGGAAATGGACAGCCTCGCCCGGGCCGCTCCTGAGTGGCAGCGCCGCGACAGAGATGTGCTCATCTTTGCTCCACTCGATCCTGCAACGCTGCGATGGAACCCGCTCGATCGTTGCCGCACGATTGGGGACGCGTACCAACTCTCCGCGCTCCTCTTCGATGAGCCGGATCCGTCCGATCCCGATCTCGTGTACTGGTTGGGAGCGGAACGTCACGTGTGCGCCGTGCTGTGTTTTGCCCTCACCACGGATGCAGGGCCAGCGACGCTGGGCCGACTGCGGTTACTGTGTGAGTCAGGGCCGACCGCTGTGCACGCATACGTCAAGGCCCATCCCGCCGCCTCGGGCCTCTTGCCGAAATTGGGCTCCTATCAGGCGATGCTCCCCAAGGATCAGGCCGGGATCCTTCAGGGAATCGCCTCGCGGCTCGAAGCGTGGGGAGACGAAGTGGTCTGCGCGGCGACCGGACCCTCTGTGCGCCGGGAGCGAATCGACTTGAGTCGTCTGCGCCGCGAACCGACGTTGCTGCTGGTTGGCGTCCCCCAGGCCGCTCTTGGCCGCCTCCGCTGGCTTTGCCACTTTTTCCTCCGCGACTTGGCCGCGAGTCTCCTCACGCCCAGAAGCGCGGAGGAGGGGGTCAGGATTCTTCTGATTTTGGAGGAACTTCCCGCGTGGGGCGTGTTGCCTGGATTGGCCGACCACCTCGCGACCTACCGGAGTCGCCAAGTGTCGGTCGTTGCGACTCTGCAGAGCGAGGCACAGGGCGAACATGTCTACGGCCGCGACGGATGGACCGCGGTCGCGGCTAACCTGGTGACGAAGCTCTACTTTCACTCGCTCGCTGATGCTGATGCCGAACGGTTGAGTCGGGTGATGGGGACGGCCGCGGGCGAGGATGTTGCCCACAGCCGCGGATGGGGTCCCGCAGGGATCCGGAAGGGAGAGCACCGTCGCCCGATCCCGGTGCCGCTCGAGCGACCTGAGAGACTCCGAGGCATCGGTGCATCTGCAGAGGAAATCCTCGTGCGGTTTCCTGCAATGCCTCCCGCCCGCCTTTGGTCTCCCCCATATTATCTCAGGCCCGAGTACGTGGATCGTGTCCCCGCCGGGGAGATCACGACAGCCAATCTGGCCGTCTACCATCACCTCAGGGTCATTCGAGCCCAAGGGAGAACCCGCGCCGCACCTCCGACGCGCGTCACCTCGGTAGTCGCGCCGGAGCCGGCATCACATCCGCAACGAGATGCCGGCGTGGGCCGCGCCGGGTCCGCGACCCTCGGCCCTCCGGATGCCCACGTTGATCACACGTCTCTTGACGACGTCGCAGCCCTCAACCGGCTCGTCGAAATCCTAAGCGTACGGGTCCGACGGGATACGGGGAATATCATGAAGGCGGTCCGAAGTAGTGGGCGCCTTGTCGAGGTGCGGATCCGTCCGGAGGCTGTCGCCGAAGCGTGCCAGGGCGCCGATGCCATGCATGTCTTGGGGCGGCGGTGGTCGGCCCTGCGCTGGGTGCGGCGCGTGCGTCCAACATTTATCCTGAGCAAACGGGCATTAGAGGCGCTCGATCCCCCTCTTCTCCAGCGCCTCCGTGAGATCTGCGACCGCGAACCGGCCCAACCTCCGTCGCCACGGCCGTGA